The nucleotide sequence GCTaggatttagatttttaaaagctattagCATGTCTGTTTGTGGAAGGATCTCAAAAGACGTTCGTGAGGAAGATGTTAGTAGAGCAGGATGAGTGTTTTGAATAAAGTAACTTGACTAGAAAATTTGATAAGTTCATTATATGTGTTTCTTTGGCttcacattcttttatttcctggaaaATATCACAATTCTTTTGACTGAGTTATTGAAGGCTTCTTTGACTTGTTTGTTTCTCAGTGTATAAATGAAAGGGTTCAGAACCGGAGCAATGGAGGTAGTGAGCACTGTCACACCCTTGTTAATGGCCACTGATTCCTTTGCTGAAGGTTTGATGTAGATAAAGATGCAGCTGCCATAGGTGATGGAAACCACAATCATGTGGGAAGAACAGGTAGAAAAAGCCTTTTTCTTTTGGTGGGCAGAAGGGAATCCTAAAATTGTCTTGATGatataaatgtaagacagaacTACACACATAAGTGTCATAAGGAGGGTCAGCACTGCACAGATTATAACAGTCTGTTCCATGAACCAAGTAGTTGAACAAGAAATTTTCAGGAGGGGAGATGCATCACAGATAAAATGATCAATGATATTAGAATCACAAAATTCCAGATTTAGGCCTAGGCTAAGTGGAGGGATTATAATAAAAAGACCAGCtatccaacaacaaaaaacaagtctTCTGCAGACTGTGCTACTCATGATGGCCACATAATGCAggggtttgcagatggccacataacGGTCGTAGGACATGGCAGCCAAGAGAAAAAATTCGGTTACACCAAAGAGGTCAGTAAAAAACACCTGGCTGGCACAGGCATTGTAAGTAATGAGCCTGTCGCCTGTGGCTATGTTATACAAGTACCTGGGAATACAAGCNNNNNNNNNNNNNNNNNNNNNNNNNNNNNNNNNNNNNNNNNNNNNNNNNNNNNNNNNNNNNNNNNNNNNNNNNNNNNNNNNNNNNNNNNNNNNNNNNNNNaaaacaaaggcaacaaagcaaaggcaacaaagcaaaataaacatgtgggtctacatcaaatgaaaaagcttctgcacagcataggaaaccaccaccaaaatgaaaagacaacctactgaatgggagaaaatatttggaaaccataTATGTGagaaggggttagtatccaatatatataaagaactcataactcaatagcaaggaaaaaaaaggaaacaaattaaagtaaaaaatgggTGGAGGAccagaagagacatttttccaaaggaaacataCAGTCAGCAAGTACACGAAAAGCGGTTCATCAtgaatcatcatggaaatgcaaatcaaaactgcaatgagatattacGTCATATCTGTTACAATGGCCATTATCAAAAAGATAGGAGATAACAATTGTGGCaaaatgtggaggaaagggagcctttgtgcactgttggtgggagtgtaactTGGTGTAGTTGCTATGgaaataatatggaggttcctcaagaatttaaaataatactaccaTAAGATTCAGCAATCCCAATTCAAGGTatctatccaaaggaaatgaaaacaggatgtTGAAGAGCTATGCAGTTGCAtttttattgcagcactattcacaaaagTCAGGgtatggaaagaacctaagtgGTTGTCAATGTATGAATGTTTAAAGATGTGCATGTAtgcataatgaaatattattcgtgggatccagccctgtatcaagctctgtgctgctggtagatcctgcttcagattctctttctctctgtctctctctcttttctccctttgctcctctcccctgcttgtaccctctttctctctaaaattaaaaaataaatgaataaagtactAATCACATTCCCCAAACACTATTTGCTTTTACTGTTAGTTTTGTCACCTATGAAGTGGAAATAATGAGTGTCCTTTATatgctatataaaaaataaactatatatatctAAAACCTAGAAA is from Suricata suricatta isolate VVHF042 chromosome 10, meerkat_22Aug2017_6uvM2_HiC, whole genome shotgun sequence and encodes:
- the LOC115304894 gene encoding olfactory receptor 6C2-like — its product is IPRYLYNIATGDRLITYNACASQVFFTDLFGVTEFFLLAAMSYDRYVAICKPLHYVAIMSSTVCRRLVFCCWIAGLFIIIPPLSLGLNLEFCDSNIIDHFICDASPLLKISCSTTWFMEQTVIICAVLTLLMTLMCVVLSYIYIIKTILGFPSAHQKKKAFSTCSSHMIVVSITYGSCIFIYIKPSAKESVAINKGVTVLTTSIAPVLNPFIYTLRNKQVKEAFNNSVKRIVIFSRK